In the genome of Aureimonas sp. OT7, one region contains:
- the serS gene encoding serine--tRNA ligase yields MLDIKWIRDNPEALDAALKDRGAAPLSAEILRLDEARRDHLRRLQELQGRRNEVSKDIGKAKGAGDSVRAEALMREVAEIKGAVQEGEETERRLDANLQDVLSQIPNIPLDDVPVGADEADNVEVRRVGDKPVFDFTPLEHYDLGEALGLMDFEAAARMSGARFTVLRGKLARLERALGQFMLDNSTGNFGYQEVSPPLLVRDEALFGTGQLPKFSEDLFNTTDGRWLIPTAEVSLTNLVREQILDEAALPLRVTALTPSFRSEAGSAGRDTKGMLRQHQFYKAELVSVTTPENSGAELERMTECAERVLQMLGLHYRVVTLCTGDMGFSSRKTYDIEVWLPGQDTFREISSCSVCGDFQARRMQARYRPAGEKQPPRYVHTLNGSGTAVGRALIAVMENYQTADGGIIIPEALRPYMGGLDRIEKDA; encoded by the coding sequence ATGCTGGACATCAAGTGGATACGGGATAATCCCGAGGCTCTCGACGCGGCTTTGAAGGACAGGGGTGCAGCACCGCTGTCCGCCGAGATCCTCCGTCTCGACGAGGCGCGGCGCGATCATCTGCGCCGCCTGCAGGAACTGCAGGGGCGCCGCAACGAAGTCTCCAAGGACATCGGCAAGGCCAAGGGCGCGGGCGATTCCGTGCGGGCCGAGGCGCTGATGCGCGAAGTAGCCGAAATCAAGGGCGCGGTGCAGGAGGGCGAGGAGACGGAACGCCGGCTCGACGCCAACCTGCAGGACGTCCTGTCGCAGATTCCCAACATCCCGCTGGATGACGTGCCGGTGGGCGCGGATGAAGCCGACAATGTCGAAGTGCGCCGCGTGGGCGACAAGCCCGTGTTCGATTTCACGCCGCTGGAGCATTACGACCTCGGCGAGGCGCTCGGCCTGATGGACTTCGAGGCGGCGGCACGCATGTCCGGCGCCCGCTTCACCGTATTGCGGGGTAAGCTGGCGCGGCTCGAGCGCGCGCTCGGCCAGTTCATGCTGGACAACTCCACCGGCAATTTCGGCTACCAGGAGGTATCGCCGCCCTTGCTGGTCCGGGACGAGGCCCTGTTCGGCACCGGGCAGCTTCCGAAATTCTCGGAAGACCTCTTCAACACGACGGATGGCCGCTGGTTGATTCCCACGGCAGAGGTATCGCTGACCAACCTCGTCCGGGAGCAGATCCTGGACGAGGCCGCGCTGCCGCTACGCGTGACGGCCCTGACGCCGTCCTTCCGCTCCGAGGCGGGCTCCGCCGGGCGCGATACCAAGGGCATGCTGCGCCAGCACCAGTTCTACAAGGCCGAGCTCGTCTCGGTGACGACGCCGGAAAACTCCGGCGCCGAACTGGAGCGCATGACCGAATGCGCGGAGCGTGTGCTGCAGATGCTGGGCCTGCATTACCGCGTCGTGACGCTGTGTACGGGCGACATGGGCTTTTCGTCCCGCAAGACCTACGACATCGAGGTCTGGCTGCCGGGGCAGGATACGTTCCGCGAGATCTCGTCATGCTCCGTCTGCGGCGATTTCCAGGCGCGCCGCATGCAGGCGCGTTATCGCCCGGCCGGGGAAAAGCAGCCGCCGCGCTACGTCCACACCTTGAACGGTTCCGGAACGGCTGTCGGACGCGCGCTCATCGCCGTCATGGAAAATTACCAGACCGCGGATGGCGGCATCATTATTCCTGAAGCATTACGCCCCTATATGGGCGGCCTGGACCGGATCGAGAAAGACGCCTGA
- a CDS encoding ATP-binding protein produces MDIHRQQDLESTLSRIAAALERIAPAPARAPDLSIADCFVFEPPMTLRPVPQVSRVPISLLTGIDRARDILLTNTRRFAEGLPANNALLWGARGMGKSSLVKAVHAEVNATVPEARLKLIEIHREDIDHLPALMGFLRESPYRIVLFCDDLSFDHDDTSYKSLKAVLDGGVEGRPRNVVFYATSNRRHLLPRSMMENEQSTAISPGEAVEEKVSLSDRFGLWIGFHACSQDEYLAMVDGYLAAYAVPHDAQDARRAALEWYTTRGSRSGRVAWQFVQDYAAERGHRID; encoded by the coding sequence ATGGATATCCACCGGCAACAGGACCTCGAATCGACGCTGTCGCGCATCGCGGCCGCGCTGGAGCGGATCGCCCCTGCCCCGGCCCGTGCGCCCGACCTTTCCATCGCCGACTGCTTCGTCTTCGAGCCGCCGATGACGCTGCGCCCGGTACCGCAGGTGAGCCGCGTACCGATATCGCTGCTGACCGGGATCGACCGCGCCCGCGACATCCTGCTGACCAATACACGGCGCTTCGCCGAGGGGCTGCCCGCCAACAACGCGCTCCTGTGGGGCGCACGCGGCATGGGCAAATCCTCCCTGGTGAAGGCGGTGCATGCCGAGGTGAATGCCACCGTGCCAGAGGCCCGGCTGAAGCTGATCGAAATTCACCGCGAGGACATCGACCACCTGCCGGCATTGATGGGCTTCCTGCGTGAGAGCCCTTACCGCATCGTCCTGTTTTGCGACGACCTCTCGTTCGACCATGACGACACCAGCTACAAATCGCTGAAGGCTGTCCTGGATGGCGGCGTCGAGGGAAGGCCCCGCAACGTCGTCTTTTATGCCACGTCGAATCGCCGGCATCTTCTGCCGCGCTCGATGATGGAGAACGAACAGTCCACGGCGATCTCGCCGGGCGAGGCCGTGGAAGAGAAGGTTTCCCTGTCCGACCGCTTCGGCCTGTGGATCGGCTTCCATGCCTGCTCGCAGGACGAGTATCTGGCCATGGTGGACGGCTATCTGGCCGCCTATGCGGTTCCGCATGACGCGCAGGATGCCCGGCGCGCGGCGCTGGAATGGTATACGACGCGGGGAAGCCGATCCGGACGCGTGGCCTGGCAGTTCGTGCAGGATTACGCTGCGGAACGCGGGCACCGTATCGACTGA
- the secD gene encoding protein translocase subunit SecD yields MLYFSRWKSILIWLVVAIGVLFALPNILSQRQLDAMPNWLPDRPMTLGLDLQGGSYILLEVDRASLVAARLNSVRDDAQLQLRNGNVGFTDMREVNGGVEFRLRDPAQAAAARTALRPLTDPVSSGLMAGGTITEVDLTEPQSGAFRLTLTEQGINHRLSTAVSQSIEVVRRRVDELGTTEPVIQRQGVDRIMVQVPGLQDPARLKALLNQTAQLTFRLVDLQHSAEAVAAGQQPAPAGSQLLYTTDNPAMPILVQRQVMVSGENLTDAQAGFDQQTNAAVVNIRFDSRGAQRFGAVTQQNVGRPFAIVLDDKVLSAPNIREPILGGQAQISGNFTVQTANDLAVLLRAGALPANLNILEERTVGPGLGADSVAAGQMAGMIGGIFVIVFMFAAYGFLGLIANIALIINIVLLVALLSFLGATLTLPGIAGIVLTMGMAVDSNVLIYERILEERKQGRSVIQSIDAGFHKAFGTIMDANITSLIAAAVLFFLGSGPVRGFAVTLALGILTTIFTAITLTRWMVAFWVKHRRPKEVHRGFFTFVPEKTNVRFMAVRRIGFAITIILSLASIGGLATMGLNYGIDFTGGTVIEAQSKGPEADVAAIRAALVPIIEGEAQVQEFGSARDVLIRFGAQSVDQETPQTSINAVRAALSADYDFQRVEVVGPSVSNELAIAAVLGILGAMFGIMVYVWVRFEWQFAIGAIVSTAHDVIMTIGFFVLMRAEFNLTSIAAVLTIVGYSLNDTIVVFDRMRENLRKYKKMPLDTLIDLSLNETLNRTIMTGATMILALVALYFFGGDVIRNFVAPMIVGVIVGVYSSVFIAGPMLIYFKLRPEKAAMDKAESASAGTAKEA; encoded by the coding sequence ATGCTCTACTTCTCGCGCTGGAAATCCATTCTCATCTGGTTGGTCGTTGCAATAGGCGTTCTCTTCGCCCTTCCCAACATCCTGAGCCAGCGCCAGTTGGACGCCATGCCGAACTGGCTTCCCGACAGGCCGATGACCCTCGGCCTCGACCTTCAGGGTGGCTCCTACATCCTGCTGGAGGTCGATCGCGCCTCGCTGGTGGCGGCGCGCCTCAACTCCGTGCGGGACGACGCGCAGCTGCAATTGCGCAACGGCAATGTCGGCTTCACCGACATGCGCGAGGTGAACGGCGGCGTCGAGTTCCGCTTGCGCGATCCGGCGCAGGCGGCCGCGGCCCGCACCGCGCTTCGCCCCCTGACCGATCCCGTCTCGTCAGGCTTGATGGCCGGCGGCACGATCACCGAGGTCGATCTTACCGAGCCGCAGTCCGGCGCCTTCCGCCTGACCCTGACCGAGCAGGGCATCAACCACCGATTGTCGACGGCCGTCTCCCAGTCCATCGAGGTGGTACGCCGCCGGGTCGACGAACTCGGTACGACCGAGCCCGTCATCCAGCGGCAGGGTGTGGACCGGATCATGGTGCAGGTACCCGGCCTGCAGGATCCCGCCCGGCTGAAGGCCCTGTTGAACCAGACCGCGCAGCTCACCTTCCGCCTCGTCGATCTGCAGCATTCGGCCGAGGCCGTCGCGGCCGGCCAGCAGCCCGCGCCTGCCGGATCGCAGTTGCTCTACACCACCGATAATCCGGCGATGCCCATCCTGGTGCAGCGCCAGGTGATGGTGTCCGGCGAAAACCTGACCGATGCACAGGCCGGCTTCGACCAGCAGACCAACGCGGCCGTGGTCAACATCCGCTTCGATTCGCGCGGCGCGCAACGCTTCGGCGCGGTCACCCAGCAGAATGTCGGGCGTCCCTTCGCGATCGTCCTCGACGACAAGGTCCTGTCGGCGCCCAATATCCGCGAGCCCATCCTGGGCGGGCAGGCGCAGATTTCGGGCAATTTCACCGTGCAGACCGCCAACGATCTGGCCGTGCTCCTGCGCGCCGGCGCGTTGCCTGCAAATCTGAACATCCTGGAAGAGCGCACCGTCGGGCCTGGCCTTGGCGCGGACTCCGTCGCCGCCGGACAGATGGCCGGCATGATCGGCGGCATCTTCGTGATCGTGTTCATGTTCGCGGCCTATGGCTTCCTTGGCCTCATCGCCAACATCGCGCTGATCATCAACATCGTCCTGCTGGTCGCGCTTCTGTCGTTCCTCGGCGCGACGCTGACCCTGCCGGGCATCGCGGGCATCGTGCTCACCATGGGCATGGCCGTGGACTCCAACGTGCTCATCTATGAGCGAATCCTGGAAGAGCGAAAACAGGGCCGCTCGGTGATCCAGTCGATCGACGCCGGCTTCCACAAGGCGTTCGGCACGATCATGGATGCCAACATAACCTCGCTCATCGCGGCGGCGGTCTTGTTCTTCCTCGGCTCCGGTCCCGTGCGGGGCTTTGCCGTCACGCTGGCGCTCGGCATCCTCACCACCATCTTCACCGCCATCACCCTGACGCGCTGGATGGTCGCGTTCTGGGTCAAGCACCGTCGCCCCAAGGAAGTGCATCGCGGCTTCTTCACCTTCGTTCCCGAGAAGACGAATGTGCGCTTCATGGCGGTGCGCCGTATCGGTTTCGCCATCACCATCATCCTGTCGCTGGCATCCATCGGCGGTCTGGCCACGATGGGTCTCAATTACGGCATCGATTTTACCGGTGGCACGGTCATCGAGGCACAGTCCAAGGGGCCGGAGGCCGACGTCGCCGCCATCCGCGCGGCGCTCGTGCCCATCATCGAAGGCGAGGCACAGGTGCAGGAGTTCGGCTCCGCGCGCGATGTGCTGATCCGCTTCGGGGCGCAGAGCGTCGACCAGGAGACGCCGCAGACCAGCATCAATGCCGTGCGCGCGGCCCTGTCGGCGGATTACGACTTCCAGCGAGTGGAGGTCGTCGGTCCATCCGTTTCCAATGAGTTGGCCATCGCGGCCGTGCTTGGCATTCTCGGCGCCATGTTCGGCATCATGGTCTATGTCTGGGTGCGGTTCGAATGGCAGTTCGCCATCGGCGCCATCGTGTCCACGGCGCACGACGTGATCATGACCATCGGCTTCTTCGTGCTGATGCGGGCCGAATTCAACCTCACCAGTATCGCCGCGGTGCTGACCATCGTCGGCTACTCGCTCAACGACACCATCGTCGTCTTCGACCGCATGCGCGAGAATTTGCGCAAGTACAAGAAGATGCCGCTGGATACGCTGATCGACCTGTCGCTCAACGAAACGCTGAACCGGACGATCATGACGGGCGCCACCATGATCCTCGCCCTGGTCGCACTGTACTTCTTCGGCGGCGACGTGATCCGCAACTTCGTGGCTCCGATGATCGTCGGTGTCATCGTCGGCGTCTACTCGTCGGTCTTCATCGCCGGCCCGATGCTGATCTACTTCAAGCTCCGGCCGGAAAAGGCCGCGATGGACAAGGCCGAATCCGCGTCCGCGGGCACGGCAAAGGAAGCCTGA
- a CDS encoding MTH938/NDUFAF3 family protein: MAHDTAETRDAHLPRQVPIDAYGNGGFRFAGMSHRGSLLCLPSGLYGWTGTAEAPFSGERLLRALEETDIRFMLFGTGSDIRRVPAALAARFNAAGMSCDAMSTGAAVRTYNIMLLEGRPVGAALVAVD, encoded by the coding sequence TTGGCGCACGACACCGCCGAAACGCGCGATGCGCACCTGCCGCGGCAGGTGCCCATCGACGCCTACGGCAATGGCGGCTTCCGCTTTGCGGGCATGTCGCATCGTGGTTCGCTCCTGTGCCTGCCGTCCGGCCTCTATGGCTGGACGGGGACGGCAGAGGCGCCCTTCTCCGGCGAGCGGCTGTTGAGAGCGCTGGAAGAAACGGACATCCGCTTCATGCTTTTCGGTACGGGCAGTGACATCAGGCGCGTCCCGGCCGCACTGGCGGCCCGCTTCAACGCCGCCGGCATGTCTTGCGACGCCATGTCGACAGGGGCCGCGGTGCGCACTTACAACATCATGCTTCTCGAGGGGCGCCCGGTCGGTGCCGCCCTCGTCGCGGTGGACTGA
- the nagZ gene encoding beta-N-acetylhexosaminidase, translating into MDRKAWISGCSGTELTPDERAFFADERPWGFILFGRNVESAGQLTALCASLQAFGDGPDLPIFIDQEGGRVRRLKPPMARALPAGQALGRVYEKDRQAGIAAARAHGRLLAADLRRYGINADCIPCLDLAFDGAHSVIGDRALSADPDAVSALGRAMAEGALSLGVLPVMKHLPGHGRVQVDSHYDLPHVDADRAALEAGDMRPFKALADLPAAMTAHILYESIDRTRPATLSPTVIAEAIRGTIGFDGLLMTDDISMKALRAPIAESSAQAIEAGCDIVLHCNGDMAEMRAVAGAVPVLSGQAARRAARAMALVGQPAAADADVAEVWSEYQGLVEAVA; encoded by the coding sequence ATGGACAGGAAGGCCTGGATATCCGGATGCTCGGGCACCGAGCTGACACCGGACGAGCGCGCTTTCTTCGCGGATGAGCGCCCATGGGGCTTCATCCTGTTTGGCCGCAATGTCGAAAGCGCCGGGCAGTTGACGGCCCTGTGCGCAAGCCTGCAGGCCTTCGGCGACGGGCCGGACCTGCCGATCTTCATCGACCAGGAAGGCGGAAGGGTGCGGCGGCTCAAGCCGCCCATGGCCCGCGCGCTGCCGGCCGGGCAGGCTCTCGGGCGTGTCTATGAAAAAGACAGGCAGGCCGGGATCGCCGCTGCGCGGGCGCACGGCCGTCTTCTGGCCGCGGACCTGAGGCGCTACGGCATCAATGCCGACTGTATCCCGTGCCTCGACCTCGCCTTCGACGGTGCGCACAGCGTTATCGGCGACAGGGCGCTGTCCGCCGATCCGGATGCCGTCTCGGCGCTGGGCCGCGCAATGGCAGAGGGCGCGCTGTCGCTGGGCGTGCTGCCGGTCATGAAGCACCTTCCGGGCCATGGCCGCGTCCAGGTGGACAGCCACTACGACCTTCCGCATGTGGACGCCGACCGGGCCGCGCTGGAGGCCGGGGACATGCGGCCCTTCAAGGCCCTGGCCGACCTGCCGGCCGCCATGACCGCCCACATCCTCTATGAGTCGATCGACCGGACGAGGCCGGCAACCCTGTCGCCGACCGTGATCGCGGAGGCGATCCGCGGCACCATAGGGTTCGACGGGCTTCTGATGACCGACGATATCTCAATGAAGGCGCTCAGGGCGCCGATCGCGGAATCGTCGGCGCAGGCCATCGAAGCCGGCTGCGATATCGTTCTGCATTGCAATGGCGATATGGCGGAGATGCGCGCGGTGGCCGGCGCCGTACCCGTTCTTTCGGGGCAGGCCGCGCGCCGCGCAGCGCGGGCGATGGCACTGGTTGGCCAGCCAGCGGCCGCGGATGCCGATGTCGCGGAAGTTTGGTCGGAATATCAAGGGCTTGTCGAGGCGGTTGCCTGA
- the yajC gene encoding preprotein translocase subunit YajC translates to MFVSPAYAQTAGAAGGTESLLITILPFVAVFAIMYFLIIRPQRRQMKKRDEMLRNIRRGDTVVTGGGIIGKVTKVLDNGEVEVQISEQVKIRVLQSTIGDVRVKGEPAAANTK, encoded by the coding sequence ATGTTCGTATCCCCGGCTTACGCCCAGACCGCAGGTGCCGCCGGCGGGACGGAAAGCCTGCTCATCACCATCCTGCCCTTCGTGGCCGTCTTCGCCATCATGTATTTTCTCATCATCCGGCCGCAGCGCCGCCAGATGAAGAAGCGCGACGAGATGCTGCGGAACATCCGCCGCGGCGATACGGTGGTGACGGGTGGCGGCATCATCGGCAAGGTGACCAAGGTTCTCGACAATGGCGAGGTCGAGGTGCAGATTTCCGAGCAGGTCAAGATCCGCGTGCTTCAGTCGACCATCGGCGACGTCCGCGTGAAGGGCGAGCCTGCGGCGGCCAACACGAAATAG
- the tatC gene encoding twin-arginine translocase subunit TatC yields the protein MKSGQDEIEASSAPLIEHLIELRRRLIWSLVGFFIAFLFCFAFAKQIFNLLVIPYQIGTAWAGLDATKVELIYTAPQEFFFTQVKIAAFGGFFLAFPVIAMQLYKFVAPGLYRDEREAFLPFLVATPILFLIGAALVYFFFTPMVMWFFLSMQQAGGGGQATIALLPRVSEYLSLIMTLIFAFGLVFQLPVVSSLLVRSGIVSAAGLASKRKYAIVIAFIVAAVITPPDPLSQIGLAIPTIILYEISIITARMIEKKRAERLAQREAQG from the coding sequence ATGAAGAGCGGTCAGGATGAAATCGAGGCCTCCTCGGCACCGCTGATCGAACATCTGATCGAGTTGCGACGGCGCCTGATCTGGAGCCTTGTCGGGTTTTTCATCGCTTTCCTGTTCTGCTTCGCCTTCGCCAAGCAGATCTTCAACCTGCTCGTCATTCCGTACCAGATCGGGACGGCATGGGCCGGCCTGGACGCGACCAAGGTCGAACTCATCTACACCGCGCCGCAGGAGTTCTTCTTCACGCAGGTCAAGATCGCGGCATTCGGTGGTTTCTTCCTGGCGTTTCCGGTCATCGCCATGCAGCTCTACAAGTTCGTGGCGCCGGGCCTCTACCGCGACGAGCGGGAAGCTTTCCTGCCATTCCTGGTCGCAACGCCCATCCTGTTCCTGATCGGCGCGGCGCTGGTCTATTTCTTCTTCACCCCGATGGTGATGTGGTTCTTCCTGTCCATGCAGCAGGCCGGCGGAGGTGGGCAGGCCACCATCGCGCTGTTGCCGCGCGTCTCGGAATACCTGTCGCTCATCATGACGCTCATCTTCGCCTTCGGCCTGGTGTTCCAGCTACCGGTGGTGTCGTCGCTGCTGGTCCGCTCGGGCATCGTCTCTGCCGCGGGCCTTGCATCGAAGCGCAAATACGCGATCGTCATCGCATTCATCGTCGCGGCGGTCATCACGCCGCCCGATCCGCTGTCCCAGATCGGCCTTGCGATACCGACCATCATTCTCTACGAGATTTCCATCATTACGGCCCGGATGATCGAGAAGAAGCGTGCCGAACGCCTCGCCCAAAGGGAGGCGCAGGGCTGA
- a CDS encoding peptidoglycan DD-metalloendopeptidase family protein, translating to MTRGKIMRIAGLLAVTTAVAGCSSDATRLQDSFYTGAIPQSAPQQPAYAQAPQQPAYGAYPSQQGGDTYTPQPSAGSPVSRSELPPPSAAQAASAPQTVAPAQTASRAPSGGGITVESGDSLGGIARRAGVSVADLRAANGLTSDNIRIGQVLQLPAGANAGAANTRVAALGTPPSTLQEQAARVTPSAAPATTPAQTAPVQATAAPVQTPPASQPQQSQPAAVASTTVEEQTEQQTAALAPESTGISQFRWPVQGRVVKSFGDKVGSRRNDGLNISVPRGTPVKAAENGVVIYAGEGLKEFGKTVLVKHDNGLVTVYGHADEILVERGANVRRGQDIAKAGMTGDTDAPMLHFEVRKDSSPVNPMTYLQ from the coding sequence GTGACACGTGGCAAGATCATGCGCATTGCCGGTCTGCTGGCCGTCACCACAGCCGTCGCCGGTTGCAGCAGCGACGCGACCCGCCTGCAGGACAGCTTCTATACGGGGGCCATTCCGCAGAGCGCACCGCAGCAGCCGGCTTATGCCCAGGCGCCGCAGCAGCCGGCCTACGGCGCTTATCCGAGCCAGCAGGGCGGCGACACCTATACGCCGCAGCCATCTGCCGGATCGCCCGTAAGCCGGTCCGAGCTGCCGCCGCCGTCGGCCGCGCAAGCGGCCTCCGCGCCGCAGACCGTGGCCCCGGCCCAGACGGCATCCCGTGCGCCTTCTGGCGGCGGGATCACGGTAGAATCCGGTGACTCGCTCGGCGGGATCGCGCGGCGGGCCGGCGTCAGCGTCGCCGACCTGCGCGCCGCAAACGGCCTGACCTCCGATAACATCCGCATCGGCCAGGTGCTGCAGCTTCCGGCCGGCGCCAATGCCGGTGCAGCCAATACCCGCGTCGCCGCACTGGGCACGCCGCCCAGCACGCTGCAGGAGCAGGCGGCGCGCGTGACCCCCAGCGCGGCGCCCGCCACGACCCCTGCCCAGACGGCGCCGGTGCAGGCTACGGCAGCGCCGGTGCAGACACCGCCAGCCAGCCAGCCGCAGCAAAGCCAGCCGGCGGCCGTGGCAAGCACGACCGTCGAGGAGCAGACCGAGCAGCAGACGGCGGCGCTGGCCCCTGAATCCACCGGCATCTCGCAGTTCCGCTGGCCGGTCCAAGGGCGGGTCGTGAAGAGCTTCGGCGATAAGGTCGGCAGCCGCCGCAATGACGGCCTCAACATTTCCGTGCCGCGTGGCACGCCCGTCAAGGCAGCCGAGAACGGCGTCGTCATCTATGCGGGCGAGGGCCTGAAGGAATTCGGCAAGACCGTTCTCGTCAAGCACGACAATGGCCTTGTCACCGTCTACGGCCATGCCGACGAGATCCTGGTCGAGCGGGGCGCGAATGTGCGTCGTGGCCAGGATATCGCCAAGGCGGGCATGACCGGCGATACGGACGCGCCCATGCTGCACTTCGAAGTGCGCAAGGACTCGTCCCCGGTCAACCCGATGACCTACCTCCAGTAG
- the tatB gene encoding Sec-independent protein translocase protein TatB, with the protein MFEVGWLELLVIAVVLIVVVGPKDLPGMLRTFGRVTTQLRRMAGDFRKQFDDALREAEMEDVRKAASDLKKLDPRNDIRKAMNPMKSVGDEIRSSLKAATQAPQPKVPSADEGARPMDDADPAAAVPPSGTPANNVDGAPSATAAEAAPSATAAEAAPAGSGAQRRNAGEVA; encoded by the coding sequence ATGTTTGAAGTCGGTTGGCTGGAACTGCTTGTCATCGCAGTCGTCCTTATTGTCGTGGTGGGCCCGAAGGACCTGCCGGGCATGCTCCGTACCTTCGGGCGCGTCACGACACAGCTACGGCGGATGGCGGGCGATTTCCGCAAGCAGTTCGACGATGCGCTGCGTGAGGCCGAGATGGAGGACGTGCGCAAGGCTGCGAGCGACCTCAAGAAGCTCGACCCTAGAAACGACATCCGCAAGGCGATGAACCCCATGAAGTCGGTCGGCGACGAGATCCGCTCGTCCCTCAAGGCCGCGACGCAGGCGCCGCAGCCCAAGGTCCCATCGGCTGACGAGGGCGCGCGCCCCATGGACGATGCCGATCCGGCCGCGGCGGTGCCGCCGTCCGGGACACCGGCCAACAACGTCGATGGGGCACCTTCGGCCACCGCCGCCGAGGCGGCTCCTTCGGCCACCGCTGCCGAGGCTGCGCCCGCCGGGTCGGGCGCGCAAAGACGCAATGCCGGAGAAGTCGCATGA
- a CDS encoding methyltransferase domain-containing protein: MSDTRGARPGTEADREQLAAFLLSMRSRLGADGRMLSALETVPRRVFLPGVRGDLYAAQSFPLPCGETMPSAELTVRCLMALKVQPDSRILEIGTGSGYCSALLARLGARVTTMERYRTLHREASERAKALGFENITFLHEDGARGHAEGGPYDRIIVHAAMPGVPKPLFEQLASHGVLLCALGPGGGMQRLVRHEKAGSRLEEAVVGTVWWQPLKAGKAAAL, from the coding sequence TTGTCTGACACGCGCGGCGCGCGCCCCGGCACCGAGGCGGACCGCGAGCAGCTTGCGGCCTTCCTCCTGTCCATGCGGTCTCGCCTCGGGGCCGACGGGCGGATGCTGTCGGCGCTGGAAACCGTGCCTCGGCGCGTCTTCCTGCCGGGCGTGAGGGGCGATCTCTATGCCGCCCAGTCCTTTCCGCTGCCCTGCGGAGAGACGATGCCCAGCGCCGAACTGACGGTACGCTGCCTGATGGCGCTGAAGGTGCAGCCGGACAGCCGCATCCTGGAGATCGGGACCGGCAGCGGCTATTGCAGCGCGCTGCTGGCGCGGTTGGGCGCGCGCGTCACCACGATGGAGCGGTATCGCACCCTGCACCGCGAGGCGAGCGAGCGGGCGAAGGCGCTCGGCTTCGAAAACATCACCTTCCTGCACGAGGATGGCGCGCGCGGCCACGCCGAAGGTGGCCCGTACGACCGCATCATCGTGCATGCGGCCATGCCCGGCGTGCCGAAGCCGCTTTTCGAGCAGTTGGCCTCGCACGGGGTGCTGCTGTGCGCCCTCGGGCCCGGCGGCGGCATGCAACGGCTGGTGCGCCATGAGAAGGCAGGCAGCAGGCTGGAGGAGGCGGTCGTCGGGACCGTGTGGTGGCAGCCGTTGAAGGCGGGCAAGGCAGCCGCCCTCTGA
- a CDS encoding twin-arginine translocase TatA/TatE family subunit: MGSLSIWHWLIVLAVVLLLFGRGKIPELMGDVAKGIKSFKKGMADEDTPEAVQERRNLEHQEGEILHRDTTAEKTRI, encoded by the coding sequence ATGGGCAGTCTCAGCATCTGGCATTGGTTGATCGTCCTTGCGGTCGTCTTGCTGCTGTTCGGTCGCGGCAAGATTCCCGAATTGATGGGCGACGTCGCCAAGGGCATCAAGAGCTTCAAGAAGGGCATGGCCGATGAGGACACGCCCGAGGCGGTGCAGGAGCGCCGTAACCTGGAGCATCAGGAGGGCGAAATCCTCCATCGCGACACCACGGCTGAAAAGACGCGTATCTGA
- the surE gene encoding 5'/3'-nucleotidase SurE, which produces MRILLTNDDGIHAEGLAVLERIAGQLSDDVWIVAPETDQSGLSHSLTLSSPLRLRRIAERRFALSGTPTDCVIMAAKHLMPAPPDLVLSGVNAGQNLCDDVTYSGTVAGAIEGTMLGLRSIALSQAFTPGSDRETLWDTAERHAPDVIRKLLSAPFRPGTLVNVNFPPVAPEAVAGVAVTRQGKLDYSLGLEERRDGRGFPYYWLKFGREAGADMEHSDIGAIRDGRISVTPLQLDLTDHAMRREMENLFV; this is translated from the coding sequence ATGAGAATACTGCTGACCAACGATGACGGCATCCATGCCGAGGGACTGGCCGTCCTGGAGCGGATTGCCGGACAGCTCTCGGACGATGTTTGGATCGTCGCGCCGGAGACAGACCAGAGCGGGCTTTCGCATTCGTTGACCCTTTCGTCCCCACTGCGCCTGCGCCGCATCGCCGAACGGCGGTTTGCCCTGTCCGGCACGCCGACCGATTGCGTCATCATGGCGGCCAAGCATCTGATGCCGGCGCCGCCGGATCTTGTCCTGTCCGGCGTCAATGCGGGGCAGAACCTGTGCGACGACGTGACCTATTCCGGTACGGTCGCCGGCGCCATCGAGGGCACCATGCTGGGCCTGCGTTCGATCGCGCTCAGCCAGGCCTTCACGCCCGGGTCGGACAGGGAAACCCTTTGGGACACGGCCGAGCGCCATGCCCCGGACGTGATCCGCAAGCTGTTGTCGGCACCGTTCCGTCCGGGCACGCTGGTCAACGTCAACTTTCCGCCGGTGGCGCCAGAGGCGGTGGCCGGCGTGGCCGTCACGCGCCAGGGCAAGCTGGATTACAGCCTGGGCCTGGAAGAGCGGCGCGACGGGCGCGGCTTCCCCTATTACTGGCTGAAGTTCGGGCGCGAGGCGGGGGCAGACATGGAGCACTCCGACATCGGCGCCATCCGCGACGGCCGCATCTCGGTGACGCCGCTGCAACTGGACCTGACCGACCACGCGATGCGCCGCGAGATGGAGAACCTCTTTGTCTGA